A region of Ornithodoros turicata isolate Travis chromosome 5, ASM3712646v1, whole genome shotgun sequence DNA encodes the following proteins:
- the LOC135395797 gene encoding uncharacterized protein LOC135395797, with amino-acid sequence MQILNLTPEPWFAKFLIVHSEDETKPMAKVSPFTIARDLERTIGKSYNARKLTTGDLQIEVTTRQQSSSLLSLDKIADISVTVTTHRTLNIVKGVISESQLLDCSDTEIEEGLKDQGVVTARRIMMRRDGKDIPTRHIVLSFQLHRLPQTIKAGYLNCHVRPYIPNPRRCFKCQRFGHGSQVCRGQAICPKCAGMDHSAESCANEVRCANCKGSHPVYSRSCPRWQEEKEILKMKVTQNISYREAKTQVEFARKGTFSEVVRRGVAPLRKSVETQTSGSPPHTPPTQEKPAESLLPLAPAAQVGSREVVATTSTEVDGELSVWDGLTGGSSQAATHTMDVDDDDCMSQKSSSSLSPNPSPWKEQRTKKGGRGKGSTSLGKQKPPRVTPPT; translated from the coding sequence ATGCAAATCCTCAACTTGACTCCTGAACCTTGGTTTGCGAAGTTCCTCATAGTCCACTCGGAAGATGAGACCAAACCCATGGCTAAGGTATCCCCATTCACTATTGCAAGAGACTTAGAAAGGACAATAGGGAAGTCTTATAATGCTCGAAAGCTGACCACAGGAGATCTCCAAATTGAAGTAACCACAAGGCAACAAAGCTCCTCTCTCCTTTCACTTGACAAAATTGCCGATATATCAGTCACTGTGACCACACACCGAACACTTAACATCGTGAAGGGCGTCATCTCAGAGTCTCAACTCCTTGACTGCTCAGACACTGAGATCGAGGAAGGGCTTAAAGACCAAGGCGTTGTGACGGCGAGGAGAATTATGATGCGTCGGGATGGTAAAGACATCCCGACGAGGCACAttgtcctttcctttcaattgcACAGGCTTCCTCAGACCATCAAAGCAGGCTATCTTAACTGCCATGTACGTCCGTATATCCCGAATCCGCGAcgctgtttcaagtgccagcgttttggacATGGTTCGCAGGTCTGTCGAGGACAGGCGATCTGTCCAAAATGTGCTGGCATGGACCACTCTGCAGAGTCCTGTGCAAACGAAGTCCGCTGTGCAAACTGTAAAGGGAGCCACCCAGTCTACTCCAGGTCCTGCCCCCGTTGgcaggaagagaaagaaatactCAAAATGAAAGTAACACAGAATATCTCATACAGAGAAGCAAAGACACAGGTAGAATTTGCCAGAAAAGGCacgttctccgaagtggtgcgccggggagtggcaccactgcggaaatctgtggagacgcagacttctgggtctccaccccacactccccccacACAAGAAAAGCCTGCGGAGAGCTTGCTTCCGCTGGCACCAGCTGCTCAGGTGGGCAGCCGAGAAGTAGTGGCCACaacctctacggaggttgatggcgagctgtcagtttgggacgggctcACAGGGGGCTCATCCCAGGCTGCCACACACACGATGgatgttgacgatgatgactgcatgtcgcagaaatcatcgtcaagcctttcccccaatccttccccatggaaggaacaaagaacgaaaaaaggagGCCGAGGCAAGGGTAGTACGTCCCTAGGGAAACAGAAGCCCCCAAGGGTTACACCTCCCACATAA